A portion of the Halodesulfovibrio aestuarii DSM 17919 = ATCC 29578 genome contains these proteins:
- a CDS encoding 16S rRNA (uracil(1498)-N(3))-methyltransferase, protein MKTFFLEADKWDEHCVLEGQEAKHAIKVLRMRTGDSIRLLDGKGREGTFIISDMTKHTVSIEKQDVIQHPKPEAEHYVAIGWGKSVRRGWIFEKAVEFGAAGIWFWQADRSQSKVPVEVKEGWEGQMLAGAKQCNNPWIPELETFADGAKGVMNRAEEFDNIFMLWEGQSPSDVLSSEQLDLSGKTLFIIGPEGGFSDAEAEYFKGQGVQPVSLGKRILRWETAALLCLGLAWWKGEVNNAAR, encoded by the coding sequence ATGAAAACATTTTTTCTTGAAGCAGATAAATGGGACGAGCACTGCGTGCTTGAAGGACAAGAAGCAAAACACGCCATTAAAGTACTTCGCATGAGAACAGGCGACAGTATTCGTCTGTTAGATGGCAAAGGGCGTGAAGGCACCTTTATCATTAGTGATATGACAAAGCATACTGTATCAATTGAAAAACAGGACGTCATACAGCACCCGAAACCAGAAGCAGAACACTATGTTGCAATAGGTTGGGGCAAATCCGTTCGTCGCGGCTGGATTTTCGAAAAAGCTGTAGAGTTCGGTGCCGCTGGAATATGGTTCTGGCAGGCAGACAGGTCTCAATCCAAAGTCCCTGTTGAGGTGAAAGAAGGCTGGGAAGGTCAAATGCTGGCTGGAGCCAAACAATGCAACAATCCTTGGATTCCTGAACTCGAAACGTTTGCTGATGGCGCAAAAGGCGTTATGAATCGCGCAGAAGAGTTCGACAATATTTTTATGTTGTGGGAAGGTCAGTCTCCGTCTGACGTTCTTTCTTCAGAACAACTTGATCTTTCTGGAAAAACATTATTTATCATCGGCCCGGAAGGCGGCTTCTCCGATGCAGAAGCTGAATATTTCAAAGGACAAGGCGTGCAACCGGTAAGCCTTGGAAAAAGAATTTTGCGCTGGGAAACAGCAGCCTTGCTGTGTCTCGGTCTTGCATGGTGGAAAGGTGAAGTAAACAATGCTGCACGTTAG